The Caballeronia sp. Lep1P3 genome window below encodes:
- the rpe gene encoding ribulose-phosphate 3-epimerase, with translation MAQFHIAPSILSADFSRLGEEVRNVVAAGADWIHFDVMDNHYVPNLTIGPMVCEAIRPHVDVPIDVHLMVRPVDRIVPDFAKAGANVISFHPEGSDHIDRTLSLIRDHGCKAGLVFNPATPLNYLDHVMDRLDLILIMSVNPGFGGQSFIPEALNKLREARTRIDAYRERTGREIHLEIDGGVKVDNIAEIAAAGADTFVAGSAIFGKHDYKQVIDAMRGELAKSGAQQ, from the coding sequence ATGGCGCAATTTCATATCGCTCCCAGCATTCTTTCCGCCGATTTTTCCCGGCTCGGCGAGGAAGTCCGCAACGTCGTCGCCGCCGGAGCCGACTGGATTCACTTTGACGTAATGGACAACCATTACGTGCCGAATCTCACGATCGGCCCGATGGTCTGCGAAGCCATTCGCCCGCATGTGGACGTGCCCATCGACGTGCATCTGATGGTGCGGCCCGTTGACCGCATCGTGCCCGATTTCGCGAAGGCCGGTGCCAATGTCATCAGCTTTCATCCCGAAGGATCGGACCACATCGACCGCACGCTGTCGCTGATCCGCGATCACGGCTGCAAGGCCGGGCTCGTCTTCAATCCCGCGACGCCGCTCAATTATCTGGATCATGTAATGGACCGGCTCGATCTCATTCTGATCATGTCGGTGAATCCGGGCTTCGGCGGGCAGTCCTTCATTCCGGAAGCGCTCAACAAGCTGCGCGAGGCGCGCACGCGCATCGACGCCTATCGCGAGCGCACCGGCCGCGAGATCCATCTCGAGATCGACGGCGGCGTGAAAGTGGATAACATCGCGGAGATCGCGGCGGCCGGCGCCGATACGTTCGTCGCGGGCTCGGCCATCTTCGGCAAGCACGACTACAAGCAGGTGATCGACGCAATGCGCGGCGAACTCGCTAAATCGGGAGCGCAGCAATGA